The DNA sequence CTGGAGGGGACAACGGAGGCTCTCTATCAGGCCCTGATGATGCCGCTCGAGGAGAGGAAGAGGCGTGCCGGTGCACTAAAAGAGTCGATCGAAAAAGAGGATATCACTCATTGGCTCTTGTGTCTGTTGGAGGATGCGGTCAGCTTGATCGAAGAGCGGTATTCGTCATCCACTTGAGAAGGAGCTCGACGTCACCCACCCCTTTCAGGGTAAAATCTGCTTCTGTCTCCAGGTTTCCCGGTGTCTCCGAACCGATGATGCCGATGGCAAGTCCCTGGAAGTCTCGTTCGTGGCAGGCGGCGTGTATCGCTCTGAAGGCATCAATGTCCGTGTAGTCGTCGCCCAGGTATATACCCCCCTTCAGGTTGTACTCCCTGATCAGGTCCATTGTCGCGGTGCCTTTGTCGGCCTCTATCGGGGGCAGCAGGTTGAAAGACATTTTCCCACGAGTAATCCTGAGACTTTTGGTCTGGGTTGAGTCGTTCAGTGTGTTTAATATTTTTCTCTCCGCCAGTTGAGGTTCTGGTGAGAGACGATAGTGAATAGTAGCCGTTATCCCCTTGTCTTCAATGATGATACCCTCATCGGAAAGCAGCGGGTTTAATTCTTCGATCACCGACTTGATTATTCCGGAATAATCAAGGGTATTGTCCTTCAACTCGATTCCGCCCGCTCTCCAGCGCTCCAGACCATGATTGCCGACGTAGACCATGCTGTCAACTCCTACCATTCCCCGAACTTGATTCAGTGGCCTTCCCGAGATAGCGGCTACCAGTGCTAGTTGACCGGAGAGTTTCAAGAGGTATTGTCGGCACAGTGGAGAGATGCTGGCCCGCTGCGGTGTAGGGGCTATCTTGCTGATCGTCCCGTCGACATCGGTAATAAGCCCGAAGGGAACCCGTTCCAGAATTTTCCGAATAGACTTCAGGTAGTGAAACGCATACGACACGGGTTAAATTTAGCAGGTGATACCTTATCGAGTCAATACCGGCAGAGGGGAAACGGATTTGTCGCGAGCAGTCTCGACAAATCGTATGATATGGGATAAAGTGGTACCAAGATGATGAAAGCCGATGGTTGTAGCCCTCCGGTTATCGCTGTAGATTTGGGTGGTACTAAAATAGCTGCCGGTATCGTTTCTGCTGGATATGAGATACTGGCCAGAGAATACTGTCCTACCCTGGCTGATGACGGTATTGAGGCGATAAGCGAGCGGGTAGTTTCTGCGGTCGGTCGGCTTATCAACCGGCAGGGTATGGACTTGTCCCGGGTGTGTTGTATAAGCATTGCTGCTTGCGGGGTGATCGACTCGGAAAACGGGGTAATAGTCTTTTCGCCGAACCTGCCCGGCTGTCGTGATATTACGCTGCGGGATATGTTAAGGGATAGGCTTGGTGTTAGGACGATGCTCATCAATGATGCCAATGCGGCGGCCATTGGTGAGCATCAGCTTGGTGCAGGGAAGGGGGTAAATAACCTTGTCTGCCTTACGCTGGGCACCGGCATCGGTGGGGCGATTATCATCGACGGCAGGCTGTACACAGGCTCATCCGGTAGTGCCGGGGAGATAGGGCATATGGTTATTGAGGCTAACGGGGCAAAGTGCCGGTGCGGCAATACCGGCTGCCTGGAAGCGCTGGCTTCGGGCACTGCTATTGCCAGGGAGGCGGCAGCACATGTTGCCCGTGGGGAACCGTCATCTCTCAGTGAGATTGTTGCGGGTAGACTGGAGGATATTACCGCAGAAAAGGTAGCCTTAGCCGCTCGAGAGGGAGACTCTCTTGCCCTGAATGTCATAAATCAGGCTGCCGCCTACCTGGGAGTGGGTATGGTAAATCTGGTTAATATCTTCAACCCGGAAATGATTGTAGTTGGTGGTGGGGTGGCCGGGATGGGAGACCTTTTGCTTGATCCGGTCAGGAGGGCGGTGAGGGAGAGGGCGTTTCTGGTATCGGCTGAGGCGGTGTCGATAGTCTCCGGCCGGCTTGGCAGCGATGCCGGAATGCTCGGTGCTGCCATTTTTGCCCTTCAGCAAGGGGGGAAATAAGGAGGGACACCATGAAGGTTCGTAAGGCAATTATCACTGCTGCCGGTTGGGGTACCCGATTCTTGCCGGTAACCAGGTCACAGCCTAAAGAGATGTTGCCGCTGGTCAATAAGCCGCTCATTCAGTATGCCGTTGAAGAGGCCATCAATTCTGGTATCGAGCAGGTTATTTTGATAACTGCGATGGGTAAGCATGCCATAGAGGACTACTTTGACCGCTATTTTGAGTTGGAATACGTTCTGGAGCAGAAGGGGGATACCAAAATGCTTCAGGAGATGCGCCGGCTGTCCAACCTGATCGATATCTGCTACATCAGGCAGAAGGAGCAGCTGGGGCTCGGGCATGCCGTTCTTATCGCCAGGAATGTCATTGCTGACGAACCGTTTGCTGTTCTGCTTCCCGATGATATCATCGATAGCCGGGTGCCGGCCCTGAAACAGATGCTCGATGTTTATCAGCAGCGGGGTGCCAGCGTGGTTGCCGTCGAGCGGGTGAATGCCCGGGATACCGCGAAGTATGGCATTATTGAGCCGGAGGAGATTTCCCCCCGTTTGTACCGGGTGCTGAGTCTGATTGAAAAGCCTCCGCCGCAAGAAGCGCCGTCTAACCTGGGCATAGTGGGCAGGTATGTCCTCGCACCTGAGGTATTTGATGCGCTTGCCGCTACCCCGCCCGGCAGGATTAAGGAGATTCAACTGACCGACGCTCTGCAGTTGTTGCTCAAGCAGCACGCGATAAACGCCTGCGAATTTGAAGGGGTCCGCTATGATACCGGAACTCCATCCGGTTGGCTTGAGGCAACGATAGCCCTGGCGCTAAAGGACCCTGATATCGGGCCGGGACTAAGACAGTATTTAGATAAATTACTCCAGGGACATTGAGGCTGTTTATCCCTTTTGCCGTGTTGCATATCGAGAAGTTTCTCTTCATTGACAGCCAGTATAGCTTGCACTAAAATCGTATACATTGGTTATTCTTAGACAGAGGTTGGAATAGGATGACAGGTGATGAAATCCGGTCGGCATATTTGAATTTTTTTAAAGAGAGGGGGCATGACATCATCCCCAGCGACTCTTTAATACCCCGGGGTGATCCCACTTTGCTCTTTACCAGTGCCGGTATGGTGCAGTTTCAGCCTTACTATTTAGGCGAGAAGCAGCCGGCTAATCCCCGCTTAGCTTCATGTCAGAAGTGCTTTCGGACTACCGATATCGAATCGGTAGGCGACTTGATTCACCTCACTTTCTTTGAGATGCTGGGTAACTTCAGTATCGGGGACTACTTCAAGCAGGAAGCTATTAGCTGGGCGTGGGAATTTGTTACCCGTGATTTGGGGCTGCCGCCATCCCGGCTGTGGATAGGCATCTTTCTTGATGACGACGAGACCCTGGGTTACTGGCGTAAACTGGGAGTTCCGGAGGCAAGGATATTGCGGTTTGGTGAGGAGGATAATTTCTGGGGGCCGCCCGGTAATTCCGGACCGTGTGGTCCGTGCAGTGAGATACACTATGATCTGGGCGAGAATATCGGCTGTGGAAAGCCTTCCTGTAGCCCCGCCTGTGGTTGCGGGCGATTTTCTGAGATCTGGAACCTGGTTTTTACCCAGTATAACCAGGATGAGACTGGCCGCCGTACTTTGCTTCCCAAGCCCAATATTGATACCGGGATGGGTTTGGAGAGAGTAGCCGCGATAATGCAGGGTAAAGCTTCCGTCTATGAAACTGACCTCTTTATGCCTTTGCTGGAGTGCGTATCGGGACTTGCGGAGAAGAAATATGGTTCTGATGAAGAGACTGATAATGCGATGCGGGTGGTAGTTGAGCATGGCCGGGCGGTTGCCTTTCTGATCGGTGACGGGGTAATACCTGCTAACGAGGGGCGGGGCTATGTACTGCGACGGCTGCTAAGGCGGGCGGCGGTGTTTAGCCGAAGATTGGCCAAGGATAAACCATTTCTGGCCGAGGTGGCTAAGGCTTCTATTCGGAAGATGAGCCATATCTATCCGGAAATAGTGCAGAGGGAAGACTTTATTATCAGGGTGATTGAGAGTGAGGAGGCAAGATTTAGTGAGACACTCAGTACCGGTCTGGGATTGTTAGACGAGATTATTGAAGAGGCAATCGGTAAGGGTATAAAGGTAATCCCGGGTAAACAGGCTTTTAAGCTGTACGATACCTACGGCTTTCCCATAGAGCTGACTAAAGAAGTTGCCTCTAGGTCCGGTTTATCGATGGATTTAACTGGTTTTGAAAGGGAAATGGCAAAGCAACGGGAAAAGGCCCGCGCCGCCCACAAGTTCGCCAGGAATCTGAACATACCGGGTAAAATGGATAAGCGGCATGAGGTTCGGAAGACCACCTTTGTCGGTTATGATGGCCTCAAGCACAAATCGCCTGTAGCCTACCTTATGGTTGATGACAGACCTGTCGAAACGGTGGCAGAGGGGAAGGAGGCAAGCGTTGTTCTGGAGGCCTCTCCTTTCTACGGAGAAATGGGGGGGCAGGTGGGTGATACCGGTGAGTTGATTGGCACGGCGGGCAGATTCTCTGTCACCGATACTACTCGCAGCTTACAGAATGCCATAGTACACCATGGTTATGTCAGTGATGGCAGTATTGCCGTTGGTGATATCGTTGAGGCGATAGTGGATGGACAGCGGCGCCTCGATATAGCCCGTAATCATACGGCAACCCATTTGCTGCAGCTTGCCCTGCGTCAGGTATTGGGCGAGCATGTTCAGCAAAGAGGTTCGCTGGTAACTCCGGAGCGGCTCAGATTTGATTTTTCCCATTTGGCAGCGCTGGCGAGGGAAGAACTGAATAGGGCAAGCCATATTGTTAATGATAAGATCCGTCAAAACCTGAAGGTGTATAGTGCAGAGGTCTCCTATTCAAAGGCGATTGCGGAAGGCGTGATAGCTTTATTTGATGAAAAGTATGGAGATATAGTCCGTGTGGTGAAAATAGGGGAGGCGGCTGTCAGTGCAGAGCTCTGCGGCGGCACTCATGTCGGTTCAACCGGAGAGATAGGTTTCTTTCAGATTGTTAGTGAGGGTAGCGTCGGGGCTGGTTTACGCCGTATTGAGGCTGTTACCGGCAGGGAGGCTGAAGAATTCGTCAACCGGCGATTTTTCAGTTTGGATAGGATTGCCGATTCTCTGGGGACG is a window from the Dehalococcoidales bacterium genome containing:
- the otsB gene encoding trehalose-phosphatase; protein product: MSYAFHYLKSIRKILERVPFGLITDVDGTISKIAPTPQRASISPLCRQYLLKLSGQLALVAAISGRPLNQVRGMVGVDSMVYVGNHGLERWRAGGIELKDNTLDYSGIIKSVIEELNPLLSDEGIIIEDKGITATIHYRLSPEPQLAERKILNTLNDSTQTKSLRITRGKMSFNLLPPIEADKGTATMDLIREYNLKGGIYLGDDYTDIDAFRAIHAACHERDFQGLAIGIIGSETPGNLETEADFTLKGVGDVELLLKWMTNTALRSS
- a CDS encoding ROK family protein, which translates into the protein MMKADGCSPPVIAVDLGGTKIAAGIVSAGYEILAREYCPTLADDGIEAISERVVSAVGRLINRQGMDLSRVCCISIAACGVIDSENGVIVFSPNLPGCRDITLRDMLRDRLGVRTMLINDANAAAIGEHQLGAGKGVNNLVCLTLGTGIGGAIIIDGRLYTGSSGSAGEIGHMVIEANGAKCRCGNTGCLEALASGTAIAREAAAHVARGEPSSLSEIVAGRLEDITAEKVALAAREGDSLALNVINQAAAYLGVGMVNLVNIFNPEMIVVGGGVAGMGDLLLDPVRRAVRERAFLVSAEAVSIVSGRLGSDAGMLGAAIFALQQGGK
- the galU gene encoding UTP--glucose-1-phosphate uridylyltransferase GalU, producing MKVRKAIITAAGWGTRFLPVTRSQPKEMLPLVNKPLIQYAVEEAINSGIEQVILITAMGKHAIEDYFDRYFELEYVLEQKGDTKMLQEMRRLSNLIDICYIRQKEQLGLGHAVLIARNVIADEPFAVLLPDDIIDSRVPALKQMLDVYQQRGASVVAVERVNARDTAKYGIIEPEEISPRLYRVLSLIEKPPPQEAPSNLGIVGRYVLAPEVFDALAATPPGRIKEIQLTDALQLLLKQHAINACEFEGVRYDTGTPSGWLEATIALALKDPDIGPGLRQYLDKLLQGH
- the alaS gene encoding alanine--tRNA ligase; the protein is MTGDEIRSAYLNFFKERGHDIIPSDSLIPRGDPTLLFTSAGMVQFQPYYLGEKQPANPRLASCQKCFRTTDIESVGDLIHLTFFEMLGNFSIGDYFKQEAISWAWEFVTRDLGLPPSRLWIGIFLDDDETLGYWRKLGVPEARILRFGEEDNFWGPPGNSGPCGPCSEIHYDLGENIGCGKPSCSPACGCGRFSEIWNLVFTQYNQDETGRRTLLPKPNIDTGMGLERVAAIMQGKASVYETDLFMPLLECVSGLAEKKYGSDEETDNAMRVVVEHGRAVAFLIGDGVIPANEGRGYVLRRLLRRAAVFSRRLAKDKPFLAEVAKASIRKMSHIYPEIVQREDFIIRVIESEEARFSETLSTGLGLLDEIIEEAIGKGIKVIPGKQAFKLYDTYGFPIELTKEVASRSGLSMDLTGFEREMAKQREKARAAHKFARNLNIPGKMDKRHEVRKTTFVGYDGLKHKSPVAYLMVDDRPVETVAEGKEASVVLEASPFYGEMGGQVGDTGELIGTAGRFSVTDTTRSLQNAIVHHGYVSDGSIAVGDIVEAIVDGQRRLDIARNHTATHLLQLALRQVLGEHVQQRGSLVTPERLRFDFSHLAALAREELNRASHIVNDKIRQNLKVYSAEVSYSKAIAEGVIALFDEKYGDIVRVVKIGEAAVSAELCGGTHVGSTGEIGFFQIVSEGSVGAGLRRIEAVTGREAEEFVNRRFFSLDRIADSLGTTAGEVQDRVALLSVELETERRRVLTLERELSRQLSVSLLSQVAVINGVNVLAARVPSCRLEALRELSDRLREELKSVVIVLGTICDDNPLFLAAVTPDLVAKGYNAGEIVRKVAKVTGGGGGGKAQFAQAGGKDKSRLEEALHLAKSLV